The following proteins are co-located in the Pseudomonas sp. ATCC 13867 genome:
- the tssG gene encoding type VI secretion system baseplate subunit TssG — translation MSRLRRDIREYSLFQAVQLVIERLREAGAAEDEEALYDRLEFQANPSLGFPGSDIHSVQFFEENGVLRARLRINLIGLFGSGSPLPAFYGEQALGDSEDGNPTRDFLDLFHHRLQRLLLPVWQKYRYHARFRSGAIDALSERLFALIGLGGAQLRQAEELNWKRLLPYLGLLSLRAHSAALIEAVLRYYFKHADLFIEQCLERQVEILEEQRNRLGLANSRLGEDLVLGEQVRDRSGKFRVHIRELDWERFHEFLPIGTGYQPLCALVRFTLRDPLDYDLRLELRHDAIRELRIGADNPCRLGWTSWLGREHADGIVTLGSRIH, via the coding sequence CTGAGCAGGCTGCGCCGCGACATCCGCGAATACTCGCTGTTCCAGGCGGTGCAGTTGGTCATCGAGCGCCTGCGTGAGGCCGGCGCGGCGGAAGATGAAGAAGCACTCTACGACCGCCTCGAATTCCAGGCCAACCCGAGCCTGGGCTTCCCCGGCAGCGATATCCACAGTGTGCAGTTCTTCGAGGAGAACGGCGTGTTGCGCGCTCGCCTGCGCATCAATCTGATCGGCCTGTTCGGCTCGGGCTCGCCGCTACCGGCGTTCTACGGCGAACAGGCGCTGGGCGACAGCGAGGACGGCAACCCGACGCGGGACTTCCTCGACCTCTTCCATCACCGCCTGCAGCGCCTGCTGCTGCCGGTCTGGCAGAAGTACCGCTACCACGCGCGCTTCCGCAGCGGCGCCATCGACGCGCTGTCCGAGCGCCTGTTCGCCCTGATCGGCCTGGGTGGCGCGCAGCTGCGCCAGGCCGAGGAACTGAACTGGAAGCGCCTGCTGCCCTACCTCGGCCTGCTCAGCCTGCGCGCCCACTCGGCAGCCCTGATCGAAGCCGTACTGCGCTACTACTTCAAGCACGCCGACCTGTTCATCGAGCAATGCCTGGAGCGCCAGGTGGAAATCCTCGAAGAACAGCGCAACCGCCTGGGCCTGGCCAACAGTCGGCTCGGCGAGGACCTGGTGCTCGGCGAACAGGTGCGCGACCGCAGCGGCAAGTTCCGCGTGCACATCCGCGAGCTGGACTGGGAGCGCTTCCACGAATTCCTGCCCATCGGCACCGGCTACCAGCCGCTCTGTGCCCTGGTGCGCTTCACCCTGCGCGATCCCCTGGACTACGACCTGCGCCTGGAGTTGCGCCACGACGCCATTCGCGAACTGCGCATCGGCGCCGACAACCCCTGCCGCCTTGGCTGGACCAGTTGGCTCGGCCGCGAGCACGCCGACGGCATCGTCACTCTCGGCAGCCGCATTCATTAA
- a CDS encoding twin-arginine translocation signal domain-containing protein, whose protein sequence is MSRRSLLRAGAAAPCAASIGTPLPVCF, encoded by the coding sequence ATGTCGCGGCGCAGCCTGCTCAGAGCAGGGGCTGCTGCCCCATGCGCGGCGTCCATTGGTACACCTCTCCCTGTGTGCTTTTGA